One Cucurbita pepo subsp. pepo cultivar mu-cu-16 chromosome LG07, ASM280686v2, whole genome shotgun sequence genomic region harbors:
- the LOC111798192 gene encoding uncharacterized protein LOC111798192 has translation IDHVLFLVCISVIGDTCVAMEDWLQNPTAHTALDEILPCVEKATAKEIQTVTMNVNYQLVRLVNGVINTLANANPPPDVKPPMNYNQSGPSVPPLCVPFNSDLTDRNCSANEVEPSKAPKVWGDFTCQVSGNDICATTGRLTPTLYNQMTSAASVSYGLYRFGPFFVDLVDCTFVRQVFMDISKNHCPGLRLFMELTYVGLLMMSGSVMLSLIFWIIYARERRHRVYTKQFIARTRS, from the exons ATTGATCATGTTCTTTTCCTTGTATGCATTAGTGTGATTGGAGATACGTGTGTTGCGATGGAAGATTGGCTGCAGAATCCCACAGCCCACACAGCATTAGATGAGATTCTTCCTTGTGTCGAAAAGGCCACTGCCAAAGAAATTCAGACTGTAACCATGAATGTGAACTACCAGCTCGTCAGATTGGTCAATGGAGTGATCAACACACTCGCAAATGCCAACCCTCCTCCAGATGTCAAGCCCCCTATGAACTATAACCAATCTGGCCCGTCGGTGCCACCCCTTTGCGTTCCGTTCAATTCCGATCTCACCGACCGAAACTGCTCGGCTAATGAAGTAGAACCGAGCAAAGCTCCCAAG GTTTGGGGGGATTTCACTTGTCAAGTTTCAGGCAATGACATTTGCGCCACAACTGGCCGGTTGACCCCAACATTGTACAACCAAATGACATCTGCAGCAAGCGTGAGTTATGGTTTGTATCGGTTTGGACCGTTCTTTGTGGACCTCGTAGATTGTACATTTGTTCGTCAAGTGTTTATGGACATCAGTAAAAATCATTGCCCTGGCCTCCGACTGTTCATGGAATTGACATACGTTGGGTTGCTTATGATGTCTGGTTCTGTCATGCTCTCCCTGATCTTCTGGATTATATATGCAAGAGAGCGACGACATCGAGTCTATACTAAGCAATTTATTGCACGAACTCGCAGCTAG